The genomic DNA tttattacttaaaaacgttgtctttttaaatttataaaaaatagtgtttttcttaattaaatagcaaaattataaaaatactcaaaatttacatataattgaatatccacaaccacaatcatttttataataagactatttaacaaataaataaaactttatattatacaaacaaaatgtatacatattgatccacaaattaaatttgtatcatacaagttatccttaacttcatgacaataatttttcaaacacacaagttttacaaaacctcatcattgactaaccgctgttgttggtgtccatcgcatggaattgcttctttaagtccagcaatctcttcttctgaaaggctttcagctatcactcttagagccatcttcttcaacttgtcatcagcacacctggggttgtaggcaatcaagaaattttgtatgaaaactttcatacatgtaaatctcgtactaaataatatgtcaatgttatatatacatgtaattcataccgtaagtgtgtttatatcgtaactgacaagttttctttagggccaacttctactcaagctcttaaacactgcatcaaaataaaaaaattggcattagttatgtgctaaatgaaaatcatatttagaggaaaaagcgggagtgctgtagatggatatattaaccaagcatattaatgtttgacctgtctttacaagttctaagcatatatattaaccaagcgggagtgctgtagactccgaaccaagtaaaaataaactgtgttagcaattgtttttacttaacttatatTCTGCTGCATTTTACTCAATTGTTTTTAAACGAACGTGAAAAAGCAACGAGTGCTATTGACATTAATTTTGAACTAGAATTTCTGTAATAGAATCTAACTTAAGTTATACCATGAGATTGACAATTATTTACACAATTGAGCTGAAGCAAGGTAAAAGTTCAACTTGACATGACACATTCACAGTCCCAAAATCGAGGACGACATTCTATTCCCTTCCAACACCCATGCGTCatggaaatatatatattaacaaaCTGTAGACATTATCCTACTATCAAATTCTCAGAAGTCAGAATTAAGTTGGCAATGGAAATGTGAATGCAGTTCAATTTATGAATAGCTAATGATCAACTAAGTTGATTTTGGTTAGCTTTCCAGCGAGAGCTTGAATAAGAAATCGCATGCAGTTTACAAGATTCTTAGTTCACGAAATTCCATAAAAATGGGTTAATTATAACAACATTAACTACccatattaaaagatatattgCATCTTTCAAAATAGGTTCACAAGAAACAAATCATCTAAAGAGGTCAATGCATGAAAACAAAATTCAAACAGCACACACCTAAGTTCGCTAACCATTGAACCAAGTGTACAATAAGCAAGTGGATTACATTTGTTATTTCAATTTTTATTCAAAAATACGATAATGATGAATAAGGAGAAATGAATGAAGTGCTGATAAAGATTTACAACTAGgcttttttaccaaaaaaaaacttttaattaaatGGATTTGCCTCgtacaataaaaaaaatcttattaaaaggtttttcaaaaataatcttaacCATGGTAAATTACATTCACAATAACTTTCTaaataatgaaagtatgataccTGATCCTCAAGGAATAATCTTGGCGGAGTACACCATGCACCGCGATGGAATTGATTGAAAGAACTGGTGCTGCTTAGTCCAGTAAAAGAGCTCACTTGGGACATTTGCGGACTTTGCTGCCCACCAACAGCAAGTTGCTCCTGCTCCTGATCTTGCTTCCTCAAAGCAATAATGTAATCATAGGTGCTGATTCCCTGTAAGCGCATCCATGTAGAGTAGCATGAGCTAGTTAAAGTGTCAATTTTCTCCAGAATTGATGAATAAACAACACCATATCGTTCAAATTCTACTATTTGTTTTCCACTATGGAAAATCTATCAGTTAAATAACAAGCTGTAATAGTTCAGTTGGATAATAAGTTTCAGTAATGCTCAGTGTATGGATGAATGCaaagaatttgaaaatataaaagatatattCCTTGAAATAGAGATATTTGACCGGATACATAggtttgttttatataaatgtaGGAGCTG from Zingiber officinale cultivar Zhangliang chromosome 4A, Zo_v1.1, whole genome shotgun sequence includes the following:
- the LOC121972311 gene encoding probable protein S-acyltransferase 22 — translated: MVFALLLLILQWAVGMLVLILCFVERRRFSAEIVSKLGSSFSLAPFIIVVAVCTLLAMVATLPVAQLFFFHILLIKKGISTYDYIIALRKQDQEQEQLAVGGQQSPQMSQVSSFTGLSSTSSFNQFHRGAWCTPPRLFLEDQVSYFHYLESYCECNLPCTSFISPYSSLSYF